cTCCAGATTCTTTCATTTCCATGTAAAGATACCATGATTCTTCTGTCTATCAATAACTGCATGCATTGCGCGGTGGATGTGAAGAAGTAGACCATTATCTCGGCAATAATGAGCCAAGCTAGTATTTGCAGTGAATCCCCATGTTAGGTAGTCATGCATTACGATAGGAACTCCCAATTCTCTGGCAAATATAGCCCTTTTCATCATTTCTTCGCATGTACCCGCAGTAGCATTCAAGTAATGCCCTTTGATTTCACCTGTTTCAGCTTGTGATTTAAAAATAGCTTCGGCACAAAATAAGAAACGGTCTCTCCACTTTGATTCTCTATCAACCAATAATGTGGGACCGTTCACATGGTTAAAGCTAAACTGTTTGAAGTCCAGACGCAGCATGGTACTCTTTCGACCACTATGTTAATGTTAATATAGAGATGGTTTCAAAATAAAGATTTTATCAATATAGAACACTCATATCGATAAAATGATTTGAACTACTTAATTGGGGATTTTATCCCCTTTTTTAGCCAATGCTGAATCGATGACCTAGGTATTGTGTATAAAGTAAGAAAAacttcttggattaaaaaaaaaagtaaacaacTTTGCTGACAATTACATATTTTTTGTTTGGTCAGAAGAGTCCTCCGAATATTTTGGTCTTGGATTAGTGATTCCTTTTGatattttgatttcattttggaATATGACAAGAGAATAGAGGATAGGCTCATTACATTAACAATAAAGATATGGGAATTTACATTGAGCGTGAGAGCCAAATGAATCGAAAGATTCATGTTTGGTTCGGGAAGGGATCATGGAATTTTTGAAATGAATGGAAAGATAATCTACTTTCATTAAGTGATTTATTAGATAATCGAAAACAGAGAATCTTGAATACTATTAGATTGATGAATTAAATTATGATCTCTGTCCCCCGGAATTGTTGTTCCATTATCAAGAAGTGCATCCACGGCTTCTGAATTATATGTGTCTGCGAGACTAATTTGGAAAAACGATAGGCGTAGGTATATCCAAGAACAAACAATTTTGATAGGAAAGATCCCTCTAATGACTTCTCTGGGAGCTTTTATAGTAAATGGAATATATAGAATTGTGATCAATCAAATATTGCAAAGTCCCGGTATTTATTACCAGTCAGAATTGAACGATAATGGAATTTCCGTCTATACCGGCACCATAATATCAGATTGGGGAGGAAGATTAGAATTAGAGATTGATAGAAAAACAAGGATATGGGTTCGCGTGAGTAGGCAACAAAAACTATCTATTCTAGTTCTATTATCAGCTATGGGGTTGAATATAAGAGAAATTCTAGAGAATGTTTGCTATCCTGAACTATTTTTGTCTTTTCTGAATGATAAAAAACAAATAGGGTCAAAAGAAAATGCTATTTTGGAGTTTTATCAACAATTTGCTTGTGTAGAGGGAGATCCGGTATTTTCTGAATCCTTATCTAAGGATTTACAAAAAAAATTCTTTCAACAAAGATGTGAATTGGGAGGGATTGGTCGACGAAATATGAATCGGAGACTGAACCTTGATATACCCCAGAACAATACATTTTTGTTACCGCGAGATATATTGGCAGCCGCTGATCGTTTGAttcgaatcaaatttggaatggGTACACTTGACGATATGAATCATTTGCAAAATAAACGTATTCGTTATGTAGCAGATCTTTTACAAGAGCAATTTGGATTGGCCTTGGTTCGTTTAGAAAATATGGCTCGAGGAAACATATATGCAGCACTTAAGCATAACTGGACACCAACTCCTCAGAACTTGGTAAATTCAACCCCATTAACAGATACTTATAAAGTTTTTTTCCGTTTACACCCATTATCTCAAGTTTTGGATCGAACTAATCCATTGACACAAATAGTTCATGGGAGAAAATTGAGTTATTTGGGCCCGGGGGGATTGACTGCGCGAACTGCTACTTTTCCAATACGAGATATTCATCCTAGTCACTATGGGCGTATTTGCCCAATTGACACATCTGAAGGAATAAATGTTGGACTTATTGGATCCTTAGCAATTCATGCCAGGATTGGTCGTTGGGGGTCTCTAGAAAGTCCGTTTTATAAAATTTCTGAGAGATCAAAAGGGGCGCGGATGCTTTATTTATCACCGGGCAGAGATGAATACTATATGGTAGCGGCAGGAAATTCTATGGCCTTGAATCAGGGTATTCAGGAAGAACAGGTTGTTCCAGCTCGATATCGTCAAGAATTCCTGACTATTGCATGGGAACAGGTTCATCTTCGAAGTATTTTTTCCTTCCAATATTTTTCTATTGGAGCTTCCCTCATTCCTTTTATCGAGCATAATGATGTGAATCGGGCTTTAATGAGTTCTAACATGCAACGCCAAGCAGTCCCTCTTTCTCAGTCCGAGAAGTGCATTGTTGGAACTGGATTGGAAGGCCAAGCGGCTCTAGATTCAGGGGCTCTTGCTATAGCCGAACACGAGGGAGAGATTATTTATACCGATACTGACAAGATCCTTTTATCAGGTAATGGGGATACTCTAAGGATTCCATTAGTTATGTATCAACGTTCCAACAAAAATACTTGTATGCATCAAAAACCCCAGGTTCAGCGGGGTAAATGCATTAAAAAGGGACAAATTTTAGCGTATGGTGCTGCTACAGTTGGTGGCGAACTCGCTTTGGGGAAAAACGTATTAGTAGCTTATATGCCATGGGAAGGTTACAATTTTGAAGATGCAGTACTCATTAGTGAGCGCTTAGTATATGAAGATATTTATACTTCTTTTCACATACGTAAATATGAAATTCAGATTAACCAAGGCTCCGAAAGGGTCACTAATGAAATACCACATTTAGAAGTCCATTTACTCCGAAATTTAGACAAAAATGGAATTGTAATGCTGGGATCTTGGGTGGAAACAGGTGATATTTTAGTAGGTAAATTAACGCCCCAAATGGTGAAAGAATCATCGTATGCCCCCGAAGATAGATTGTTACGAACCATACTTGGCATGCGGGtatatacttcaaaagaaacttgtCTAAAATTACCTATAGGAGGTAGGGGTCGGGTGATTGATGTGAGATGGGTCCAGAGTTCTAAGACAGATGAGACAGAGAAAACAGAAAGTATTCGTGTATATATTTTACAGAAACGTGAAATAAAAGTAGGCGATAAAGTAGCTGGAAGACATGGAAATAAGGGTATCATTTCAAAAATTTTGCCTAGACAAGATATGCCTTATTTGCAAGATGGAAGACCTGTTGATATGGTCTTCAACCCATTAGGAGTACCTTCCCGAATGAATGTAGGACAAATATTTGAATCTTCACTCGGGTTAGCTGGGGGTTTGCTAGACAGACATTATCGAATAGCGCCTTTTGATGAGAGATATGAACAAGAAGCTTCGAGAAAACTGGTGTTTTCTGAATTATATGAAGCCAGTAAGCAAACAGTGAATCCATGGATATTTGAACCCGAGTCTCCAGGAAAAAGCAGAATATTTGATGGAAGAACAGGGGATCCTTTTGAACAACCTGTTATAATAGGAAAGCCTTATATCTTGAAATTAATTCATCAAGttgatgataaaatccatgggcGTTCCAGTGGGCGTTATTCACGTCTTACACAACAACCCCTTAAAGGAAGGGCCAAGAAAGGGGGACAACGGGTAGGAGAAATGGAGGTTTGGGCTTTAGAGGGGTTTGGCGTTGCTTATATTTTACAAGAGATGCTTACTTATAAGTCTGATCATATTAGAGCGCGCCAGGAAGTACTTGGTACTATAATCTTTGGAGGAAGAATACCGACTCCTGAAGATGCTCCAGAATCTTTTCGGTTGTTCGTTCGAGAACTACGATCTTTAGCTCTGGAACTGAATCATTTTCTTGTATCTGAGAAGACTTTCCAGCTTAATAGGAAGGAAGCTTAATCGAAATCAAGCAGAAGTTTTCTTCTATGATCGATCGATATACACATCAACAACTCCGAATTGGATTAGTTTCTCCTCAACAAATAAGTACTTGGTCCAAAAAAATCCTGCCTAATGGCGAGATAGTTGGAGAGGTGACAAAACCTTATACCTTTCATTACAAAACCAATAAACCAGAAAAAGATGGATTATTTTGTGAAAGAATTTTTGGGCCTATCAAAAGTGGAATTTGTGCTTGTGGAAATTATCGAGTAATCGGAGATGAAAAGGAAGACCCGCAATTTTGTGAACAATGCGGAGTCGAGTTTGTTGATTCTCGGATACGAAGATATCAAATGGGCTACATCAAACTCGCATACCCGGTAATGCATGTGTGGTATTTGAAACGTCTTCCTAGTTATATTGTGACTCTTTTAGATAAACCTCTTAACGAATTAGAAGACCTAGTATACTGCGGTGTGTGATTTGATCGAAATTCTGATTTTACAGATTCGAAATGAGAAACTGTCATCCCATTTAATCCAATCGGGATGCCCTGTACCTGACATGTTTCTTGGTAGGAGTAACATGAAGCTCAGAATTAGGGATGTATTCAAGACGCTCCCCAAAAAGGGAATTGATCTATGGTCGATTTCATAAGAATTTATAGTTAGACCTCGTAAAAAAAAGACTTTTTCTTTTGTGGAATTAAGCAGTTCCTTTTTTAGAAAGAAATTATGTTTAAGTAAGCAAATAGAAAAGATGTCATGGTTACAAGAGTCTATCTATCGCATATAGACTTTAAGGGCATCGGGTAAGTCGCCAATCCCTAAAACGGACTATGTAATGCTATGTAATGTACTTTATCTGCTGGGTTACGGGCGGTCATTTTACTAGTTATAATCTACCCTTGTGTGATTCCTGTTGAAGCATATACTCGGGGGGTGGGTGCAGGGCGGACGATTTTAAAGCGGACTCCCCATTCATTAGATAGAGAAGATGACCAAGATTTCGTGATCCGCTGCCGAACTTATTCCA
The genomic region above belongs to Lactuca sativa cultivar Salinas chromosome 4, Lsat_Salinas_v11, whole genome shotgun sequence and contains:
- the LOC128133466 gene encoding DNA-directed RNA polymerase subunit beta-like; the protein is MVKAKLSASTASELYVSARLIWKNDRRRYIQEQTILIGKIPLMTSLGAFIVNGIYRIVINQILQSPGIYYQSELNDNGISVYTGTIISDWGGRLELEIDRKTRIWVRVSRQQKLSILVLLSAMGLNIREILENVCYPELFLSFLNDKKQIGSKENAILEFYQQFACVEGDPVFSESLSKDLQKKFFQQRCELGGIGRRNMNRRLNLDIPQNNTFLLPRDILAAADRLIRIKFGMGTLDDMNHLQNKRIRYVADLLQEQFGLALVRLENMARGNIYAALKHNWTPTPQNLVNSTPLTDTYKVFFRLHPLSQVLDRTNPLTQIVHGRKLSYLGPGGLTARTATFPIRDIHPSHYGRICPIDTSEGINVGLIGSLAIHARIGRWGSLESPFYKISERSKGARMLYLSPGRDEYYMVAAGNSMALNQGIQEEQVVPARYRQEFLTIAWEQVHLRSIFSFQYFSIGASLIPFIEHNDVNRALMSSNMQRQAVPLSQSEKCIVGTGLEGQAALDSGALAIAEHEGEIIYTDTDKILLSGNGDTLRIPLVMYQRSNKNTCMHQKPQVQRGKCIKKGQILAYGAATVGGELALGKNVLVAYMPWEGYNFEDAVLISERLVYEDIYTSFHIRKYEIQINQGSERVTNEIPHLEVHLLRNLDKNGIVMLGSWVETGDILVGKLTPQMVKESSYAPEDRLLRTILGMRVYTSKETCLKLPIGGRGRVIDVRWVQSSKTDETEKTESIRVYILQKREIKVGDKVAGRHGNKGIISKILPRQDMPYLQDGRPVDMVFNPLGVPSRMNVGQIFESSLGLAGGLLDRHYRIAPFDERYEQEASRKLVFSELYEASKQTVNPWIFEPESPGKSRIFDGRTGDPFEQPVIIGKPYILKLIHQVDDKIHGRSSGRYSRLTQQPLKGRAKKGGQRVGEMEVWALEGFGVAYILQEMLTYKSDHIRARQEVLGTIIFGGRIPTPEDAPESFRLFVRELRSLALELNHFLVSEKTFQLNRKEA